A genomic region of Gammaproteobacteria bacterium contains the following coding sequences:
- the waaF gene encoding lipopolysaccharide heptosyltransferase II yields MAGNRILVVGPAWVGDMVMAQSLFITLKARFPDAAIDVLAPTWSRPLLARMPEVASAVNLPLEHGELGWGVRRRLGVTLYGRYQRAVVLPRSWKSALVPAFANIPIRTGYRGELRYGLINDMRKLDKKVLTQTVQRYVALGLPQGAPLPPAIPQPKLRVDKDNQRLLVDLNRLNLDRPVVALLPGAEYGESKRWPPARYGELARRLKAAGRQVWIFGSAKEHELGAAIQAVAGEEGVVNLCGATKLADALDLMALAECAVTNDSGLMHMAAAVGVRLVAIYGSSSPDYTPPLTGKASVVYLRLSCSPCFERTCPLGHLNCLMQVEVEDIFRRATAA; encoded by the coding sequence ATGGCTGGCAATCGGATATTGGTCGTCGGGCCCGCCTGGGTCGGCGACATGGTCATGGCCCAGAGCCTGTTCATCACGCTCAAGGCTCGCTTCCCCGACGCTGCGATAGACGTGCTGGCTCCCACCTGGTCGCGGCCGCTGCTGGCGCGCATGCCGGAGGTGGCCTCCGCCGTGAACCTGCCGCTGGAACACGGCGAACTCGGCTGGGGCGTGCGCCGGCGCTTAGGAGTAACGCTCTACGGCCGTTACCAGCGGGCCGTCGTGCTGCCGCGCTCCTGGAAGTCAGCCCTGGTGCCGGCCTTCGCCAACATCCCCATCCGCACAGGTTATCGGGGCGAGCTGCGCTACGGCCTCATCAACGACATGCGCAAGCTGGACAAGAAGGTACTCACCCAGACGGTGCAGCGTTACGTGGCGCTGGGCCTGCCGCAGGGCGCGCCGCTGCCGCCCGCGATCCCGCAGCCGAAGCTCAGGGTCGACAAGGACAACCAGCGCCTGCTGGTGGACCTGAACCGCCTTAACCTGGACAGGCCCGTCGTGGCGCTGCTGCCGGGCGCCGAGTATGGCGAGTCCAAGCGCTGGCCGCCTGCGCGCTACGGCGAGCTCGCCCGGCGCCTCAAGGCCGCAGGACGGCAGGTGTGGATCTTCGGTTCCGCCAAGGAGCACGAGCTCGGTGCTGCGATCCAGGCGGTGGCGGGCGAGGAGGGCGTGGTGAACCTCTGCGGCGCCACCAAGCTCGCGGACGCGCTGGACCTCATGGCGCTCGCCGAGTGCGCCGTGACCAACGACTCGGGGCTCATGCACATGGCCGCGGCGGTGGGCGTGCGGCTGGTGGCGATCTACGGTTCATCGAGCCCGGACTACACGCCGCCCCTCACCGGCAAGGCCAGCGTGGTGTACCTGCGCCTCTCCTGCAGTCCCTGCTTCGAGCGTACCTGCCCGCTGGGGCATCTCAACTGCCTCATGCAGGTCGAAGTGGAAGATATCTTCAGGCGCGCCACCGCGGCCTGA
- a CDS encoding VOC family protein, with translation MQQKITPMLWFNDKAEDAAKFWVSLFKDAKILETTYYGEGSPAPGKVLVVKFQLEGQEYTALNGLEDRPFSDAVSLMVHCKDQKEVDYYWDKLLAGGGEPIACGWLKDKFGFRWQVTPDVLLKYINDKDKAKAKRAMDAMMQMVKIDIAAIEKAYKG, from the coding sequence ATGCAGCAGAAGATCACCCCCATGCTCTGGTTCAACGACAAGGCGGAGGACGCCGCGAAGTTCTGGGTCTCCCTCTTCAAGGACGCGAAGATCCTGGAGACCACCTACTACGGCGAAGGCAGCCCGGCGCCGGGCAAGGTGCTGGTGGTGAAGTTCCAGCTGGAGGGCCAGGAGTACACGGCCCTGAATGGCCTGGAGGACAGGCCCTTCTCCGACGCGGTCTCGCTCATGGTCCACTGCAAGGACCAGAAGGAAGTGGATTACTACTGGGACAAGCTGCTGGCCGGCGGCGGCGAGCCCATCGCCTGCGGCTGGCTGAAGGACAAGTTCGGCTTCCGCTGGCAGGTGACGCCAGACGTACTGCTCAAGTACATCAACGACAAAGACAAGGCGAAGGCCAAGCGCGCCATGGACGCCATGATGCAGATGGTGAAGATCGACATCGCCGCCATCGAGAAGGCTTATAAAGGTTAG
- a CDS encoding DUF5062 family protein: MKKLKHEAELTKEAILAGVKYAEGRGAVVFEATDSQEDKILYIYRLLVHDRKIAPMPEEQVSQQSMRHRLALWYAHQLPKGHKLLE; this comes from the coding sequence ATGAAAAAACTCAAACACGAAGCTGAACTCACCAAAGAAGCCATCCTGGCCGGGGTGAAATACGCGGAGGGTCGCGGTGCGGTGGTGTTCGAGGCCACCGATTCCCAGGAGGACAAGATCCTCTACATTTACCGGCTACTCGTACATGACAGGAAGATCGCGCCGATGCCGGAGGAACAGGTCTCCCAGCAGTCCATGCGCCACCGGCTCGCGCTCTGGTACGCGCATCAACTGCCGAAGGGACACAAGCTGCTGGAGTGA
- a CDS encoding metallophosphoesterase, translating into MPQLWFYSSSGVFSSGFTWSKKVKILLVHLSDIHIKSKSDGILSRAQLIAASIFSHLHQADVVFFVVSGDIAWSGLRDQYSEAKKFFSEIERHLLAERNVPIHWILAPGNHDCDFTAGMPSVRETVVNEIARSEGEQITDDKIKICTDVQSEFFDFRSEMSSGLEMSYGDRLLVRYKFNLNGKELTFDCLNVAWLSVRSEEQGKLYFPYERYAALASLDSSLRIAVMHHPLNWYGQATYHPFRRFLRGTYNLLLSGHEHQQGAGVNDDLFAGQSAYLEGGVLQSHDKDQLAGSSFNVVLIDTEDKLFKSDMFKWHSSRYISEDGGSSWADYRRLPEKSTNQFVVEASFMEILNDPGATFRHPTKQSLRLHDVFIYPDIRKRDDDSRGQKGILSSSTLRTVESIKNGLLLRGDEKYGKTSLLFQLFLHYHDLGMVPLYLNGASIDGASETDILKKVDRAVKEQYGAANVALFKQTSRDRKILLLDDIDQIRIPQKFQGAALSVLLRGYIGFIATSDQVFEISEIASSDFAALAKLWDQYEVLAFGHKLRYQLVKKWNALGDVRLTKLTESEKKNAKAEELLNKVIGKNYVPSAPIYLLTLLQSVESIKGNDLANSAFGHYYHYLIVQSLNEAAIKPDRLDELFHYCSQLAWFVKQGSLRELSHEDLQKFNLDFSEKYLAVDLGVRIEELIASKILSRRGSYYHFTYPYHFYFFLGRYLSENITREDIRAYIKHYCSHLYVREHANTILFLTHHSKDRFIYESIMTVLKDLFKDVNALDLETDTELLNALVNEAPKLVYHDGDVEKRQEEMRAAQDDYDAKHPIEKESNATEQVGKLELWAQLNLAVKTAEILGQILKNHYASIENPQKELMTDEIFSGSLKATRKILDELLARRELLISTMEGAIKKSEDSLKDEKLNDRAKRAMFNMLGLMTLAFICKTASCVNSEYIRGVVRKVAKNNGSNAYELIDIAVSLDFPGSIPFDDIRALKEENESNIFVKRLLQSLVIAHLYMFKTQDADKQRLCSILDIDISYQRMIDVRGKDVKKAKY; encoded by the coding sequence GTGCCGCAGCTGTGGTTCTACAGCTCGAGCGGCGTTTTCTCCTCAGGATTTACTTGGAGTAAAAAGGTGAAAATACTCTTAGTCCATTTAAGCGATATTCACATTAAGAGTAAATCCGACGGTATTCTCAGCCGCGCACAGTTGATAGCAGCGTCAATATTTTCTCATTTACATCAAGCCGATGTCGTATTTTTTGTGGTGTCAGGCGATATAGCTTGGAGTGGTCTACGAGATCAGTATAGCGAAGCAAAAAAGTTCTTTTCTGAAATTGAAAGACATCTGCTAGCAGAACGAAATGTTCCAATTCATTGGATTTTGGCTCCCGGTAATCATGATTGTGACTTTACTGCTGGTATGCCGTCAGTACGTGAGACGGTCGTTAACGAAATCGCGAGGTCTGAAGGTGAGCAAATAACCGATGACAAGATCAAAATTTGTACAGATGTACAGTCAGAGTTTTTTGATTTTAGAAGTGAGATGTCCTCTGGTTTGGAGATGAGTTACGGAGATAGATTGCTGGTTCGCTATAAATTCAACCTGAATGGCAAAGAACTGACCTTTGACTGCCTAAACGTTGCATGGTTATCCGTAAGAAGTGAGGAGCAAGGGAAATTATATTTTCCCTATGAGCGTTACGCCGCTTTAGCGTCCCTCGATTCTTCTCTTCGGATAGCTGTAATGCATCACCCGTTAAATTGGTATGGACAAGCAACTTATCATCCGTTTCGTAGATTTCTAAGAGGAACATACAATTTACTTCTATCTGGCCATGAACATCAGCAGGGCGCTGGCGTCAACGATGATCTATTTGCTGGGCAAAGTGCGTATTTAGAGGGGGGCGTACTTCAGTCGCATGATAAAGATCAGCTTGCAGGATCATCATTTAATGTGGTGCTGATCGATACGGAAGACAAGTTATTTAAAAGCGACATGTTTAAGTGGCATTCTTCTCGATACATTTCTGAAGATGGCGGATCTTCATGGGCAGACTATAGAAGGCTTCCAGAAAAAAGTACGAATCAGTTTGTAGTTGAAGCCTCCTTTATGGAAATTTTGAATGATCCTGGGGCTACCTTTCGACATCCAACAAAGCAGTCTCTTAGACTGCACGACGTGTTCATATACCCCGACATTCGCAAGAGAGATGATGATAGTCGAGGACAGAAAGGTATTCTAAGTAGTTCTACACTTCGGACAGTTGAGAGCATTAAGAATGGCTTATTGCTACGGGGAGATGAAAAATACGGAAAAACTAGTCTCTTGTTTCAACTTTTTCTTCACTATCACGATCTTGGAATGGTTCCGCTGTATCTGAATGGGGCTTCAATTGATGGCGCTAGTGAAACAGATATTTTAAAAAAGGTAGACCGTGCTGTTAAAGAACAGTATGGAGCAGCAAATGTGGCTTTGTTTAAGCAGACGTCGCGAGATAGAAAAATACTTTTGCTAGATGACATCGATCAGATTCGGATTCCGCAGAAATTTCAAGGCGCCGCTTTATCAGTTTTATTAAGAGGCTATATTGGTTTTATAGCGACATCTGATCAAGTCTTTGAGATTAGTGAAATTGCCTCGTCAGATTTCGCTGCACTGGCAAAGCTTTGGGATCAATATGAAGTATTGGCATTTGGACACAAATTGCGCTATCAATTAGTAAAGAAATGGAATGCACTTGGAGATGTGCGTCTAACCAAGCTAACGGAATCTGAAAAGAAAAATGCGAAGGCTGAAGAGCTGCTTAATAAAGTTATCGGAAAAAATTATGTGCCTTCTGCGCCAATTTATTTGCTCACGCTTTTACAAAGCGTTGAGTCGATAAAAGGGAACGATTTAGCGAATAGCGCATTTGGACACTATTATCATTATTTGATAGTTCAGTCATTGAATGAAGCGGCAATAAAACCGGATCGTCTCGATGAGTTATTCCATTATTGCTCTCAACTGGCTTGGTTCGTAAAACAAGGCTCACTTCGTGAGCTAAGTCATGAAGATTTACAGAAGTTCAATTTAGATTTTTCTGAGAAATACCTTGCGGTAGATTTGGGCGTTCGCATTGAAGAGTTAATTGCTTCAAAAATTCTCAGCAGACGCGGGAGCTACTACCATTTTACTTATCCATATCATTTTTATTTTTTCTTGGGACGATATTTGTCTGAAAATATTACGCGAGAAGACATCCGTGCATATATAAAGCACTATTGTTCACATTTATACGTTCGTGAACATGCCAACACTATTTTATTTTTGACTCACCATTCGAAGGATCGATTCATCTATGAGTCAATTATGACAGTCCTAAAAGATCTTTTTAAGGACGTCAACGCTCTAGACCTGGAAACTGATACAGAACTGCTTAATGCGCTTGTGAATGAGGCTCCCAAGCTTGTCTATCACGACGGCGATGTAGAGAAACGACAAGAGGAGATGAGAGCGGCTCAAGATGACTACGATGCGAAGCATCCGATAGAGAAGGAATCGAATGCTACTGAGCAAGTGGGAAAACTAGAGTTGTGGGCGCAGCTCAATTTGGCAGTTAAGACAGCCGAAATTCTCGGTCAAATCTTAAAGAACCATTATGCGTCAATTGAGAATCCACAAAAGGAACTAATGACGGACGAAATCTTCTCTGGGTCATTGAAAGCAACTCGGAAGATACTAGATGAATTACTGGCGCGACGAGAGCTTCTAATTAGCACTATGGAAGGAGCCATAAAAAAATCAGAGGATTCGCTCAAAGATGAAAAATTAAATGATCGTGCCAAGCGAGCGATGTTTAATATGCTTGGCTTAATGACACTCGCCTTTATTTGTAAGACAGCTAGTTGTGTTAATTCAGAATATATTAGGGGTGTCGTGCGGAAGGTTGCCAAAAACAACGGTTCAAATGCTTATGAATTGATAGATATAGCCGTAAGCCTTGATTTTCCAGGGTCAATTCCATTTGATGATATTAGAGCCTTAAAAGAAGAAAATGAAAGCAACATATTTGTGAAACGTCTTTTGCAGTCACTTGTTATTGCCCACCTTTATATGTTCAAGACTCAGGATGCTGATAAACAGCGTCTATGTTCAATTTTGGATATAGATATTTCTTATCAGCGCATGATTGATGTACGAGGCAAAGATGTTAAGAAGGCCAAGTACTAA
- a CDS encoding YhjD/YihY/BrkB family envelope integrity protein translates to MLKRLSDKFSSAVWQQDVYSMSRTRRVLTFWVRMGNVLMDELLYGDLRIRAMALVYITILALVPFLAFAFSVLKGFGVQHKLQPLLANLFMPLGARGVEIAAKVIDFVNNVKAGILGTVGLALLLYTVVTTVRMVETAFNHVWRVREPRGFMEGFGHYISVILIGPLLLVSAFGLTATISSQSVVQHIIDLAPVGVLLVAAAKLLPYVFVIFAFTFLYMFVPNTHVQFRAALIGAVIAGVGWEVAGYIFTELSAQSTRLTAIYSGFAIMMMFMVWLYTSWIIVLIGTQIAFYVQNPELVRYGLKHNEVGGRTMERVAVHIMYLVGRAYEEGHTPWSREQLARRLHLPTDLILNVLERLCQRGLLAVVSGKIRRYMPAYDIAEMTLREVVMAVRRNPEQQGDADKHIKTIPQAEDVIRKLDTAANETLGKITLKEFISQGEPAELETATVLLARQSKKK, encoded by the coding sequence ATGCTCAAGCGCCTCTCAGATAAGTTCAGCAGCGCCGTCTGGCAGCAGGACGTGTACTCCATGAGCCGCACGCGCCGTGTCCTCACCTTCTGGGTGCGGATGGGCAACGTGCTCATGGACGAGCTCCTCTACGGCGACCTGCGCATCCGCGCCATGGCGCTGGTGTACATCACCATCCTGGCGCTGGTGCCGTTCCTGGCCTTCGCCTTCTCGGTGCTCAAGGGCTTCGGCGTGCAGCACAAGCTGCAACCCCTGCTCGCCAACCTGTTCATGCCGCTCGGCGCCCGCGGCGTCGAGATCGCCGCCAAGGTCATCGACTTCGTCAACAACGTGAAGGCCGGCATCCTCGGCACCGTGGGCCTGGCGCTCCTGCTCTACACCGTGGTCACCACCGTGCGCATGGTGGAGACGGCGTTCAACCACGTGTGGCGCGTGCGCGAGCCGCGGGGGTTCATGGAGGGCTTCGGCCACTACATCAGCGTCATCCTCATCGGTCCGCTGCTGCTGGTGTCCGCCTTCGGCCTCACCGCCACCATCAGCAGCCAGTCCGTGGTGCAGCACATCATCGACCTCGCACCGGTGGGTGTGCTACTGGTGGCCGCCGCCAAGCTCCTGCCCTACGTGTTCGTGATCTTCGCGTTCACGTTCCTCTACATGTTCGTGCCGAACACCCACGTGCAGTTCCGCGCCGCGCTCATCGGCGCCGTCATCGCCGGCGTGGGCTGGGAGGTGGCGGGCTACATCTTCACCGAGCTCTCGGCGCAGTCCACGCGGCTCACCGCCATCTACTCCGGCTTCGCCATCATGATGATGTTCATGGTGTGGCTCTACACGAGCTGGATCATCGTGCTCATCGGGACCCAGATCGCGTTCTACGTGCAGAACCCGGAGCTGGTGCGCTACGGCCTGAAGCACAACGAGGTGGGTGGGCGCACCATGGAGCGGGTGGCGGTGCACATCATGTACCTGGTCGGCCGCGCCTACGAGGAGGGCCACACGCCGTGGTCCCGCGAGCAGCTGGCGCGCCGCCTGCACCTGCCCACCGACCTCATCCTCAACGTGCTGGAACGCCTGTGCCAGCGCGGGCTCCTGGCGGTGGTCTCCGGCAAGATCCGACGCTACATGCCCGCCTACGACATCGCGGAGATGACGCTGCGGGAGGTGGTGATGGCCGTGCGCCGCAACCCCGAGCAGCAGGGCGACGCGGACAAGCACATCAAGACCATCCCCCAGGCGGAGGACGTCATCCGCAAGCTGGACACGGCCGCCAACGAGACCCTGGGCAAGATCACGCTCAAGGAGTTCATCAGCCAGGGCGAGCCGGCGGAGCTTGAAACGGCTACCGTCCTACTCGCCCGCCAGAGCAAGAAAAAATAA
- the rimI gene encoding ribosomal protein S18-alanine N-acetyltransferase, which yields MIRLATLRDIDALLPIEHRSFQTDRLTRLDFTRALKGKSAVLLVAEQGGAVLGYALIRVRGRQAHLESLAVDPDARRLGLGRTLLKTAEQAVLERGALHMRLEIREDNPAAYALYRALGYRQHGTWLEYYEDETDALRLRKALTIPGAEDEGLGIG from the coding sequence ATGATCCGCCTCGCCACGCTCAGAGACATCGACGCTCTCCTCCCCATCGAGCATCGTTCCTTCCAGACCGACCGCCTCACCCGCCTGGACTTCACCCGCGCCCTCAAGGGCAAGAGCGCCGTGCTGCTGGTCGCCGAGCAGGGCGGCGCGGTCTTGGGCTATGCGCTCATCCGCGTGCGCGGCCGCCAGGCGCACCTGGAGTCTCTCGCGGTGGACCCGGACGCGCGGCGCCTGGGGCTCGGCCGCACGCTGCTGAAGACCGCCGAGCAGGCGGTGCTGGAGCGCGGCGCGCTGCACATGCGCCTGGAGATCCGCGAGGACAACCCTGCCGCCTACGCGCTCTACCGCGCCCTGGGCTACCGCCAGCACGGCACCTGGCTCGAGTACTACGAAGATGAGACCGACGCCCTGCGCCTGCGCAAGGCCCTCACCATCCCCGGCGCCGAGGATGAAGGCTTGGGGATCGGCTAG
- a CDS encoding serine/threonine protein kinase, whose translation MEEATASHEAPYTGLTPDEVLNAIEAAGWRPDGTLLALNSYENRVYQVGVEDGKPLVAKFYRPGRWTDVAILEEHAFTAELKEREIPAVPPIAHQDGRTLLHHAGYRFAVFPRQGGRAPDLEREENLEWMGRFLGRIHAVGRTKPFHHRHVINAETYGRIPRDWLLESRFIPDNLKPRYKEVTDLLLAGIERCYGRAGDVSTLRLHGDCHPGNVLWTDDGPHFVDFDDSGTGPAVQDLWMLLSGERHEMQLQLAAVLEGYEQFAEFDALELWLVEPLRTLRMMHYACWIARRWDDPAFPRAFPWFDGPRYWEEHLQALREQVPLLDEPALEVDGGGNR comes from the coding sequence ATGGAAGAAGCAACTGCCAGCCACGAGGCGCCTTATACCGGGCTGACTCCCGACGAGGTGCTGAACGCCATAGAAGCCGCCGGCTGGCGGCCGGATGGCACGCTGCTCGCGCTCAACAGCTACGAAAACCGCGTGTACCAGGTGGGCGTGGAGGACGGCAAACCCCTGGTGGCCAAGTTCTACCGCCCGGGCCGCTGGACCGACGTTGCCATCCTCGAGGAGCACGCGTTCACCGCCGAGCTCAAGGAGCGGGAGATCCCCGCCGTGCCGCCCATCGCCCACCAGGACGGCCGTACCCTGCTGCACCATGCCGGCTACCGCTTCGCTGTGTTCCCGCGCCAGGGTGGCCGCGCGCCGGACCTGGAGCGCGAGGAGAACCTGGAGTGGATGGGCCGCTTCCTGGGCCGCATCCATGCCGTCGGCAGGACCAAGCCCTTCCACCACCGCCACGTGATCAACGCCGAGACCTACGGCCGCATCCCGCGGGACTGGCTGCTGGAGAGCCGCTTCATCCCGGACAACCTGAAGCCCCGCTATAAGGAGGTCACGGACCTCTTGCTGGCGGGCATCGAGCGCTGCTACGGGCGGGCAGGGGATGTCTCCACGCTGCGCCTGCACGGGGACTGCCACCCGGGCAACGTGCTCTGGACCGACGATGGCCCCCACTTCGTGGACTTCGACGACTCCGGCACCGGCCCCGCGGTGCAGGACCTGTGGATGCTGCTCTCGGGCGAGCGCCATGAGATGCAGCTCCAGCTCGCGGCGGTGCTGGAGGGCTACGAGCAGTTCGCGGAGTTCGATGCCCTGGAACTGTGGCTGGTGGAACCGCTGCGCACCCTGCGCATGATGCATTACGCCTGCTGGATCGCCCGCCGCTGGGACGACCCGGCCTTCCCCCGCGCCTTCCCCTGGTTCGACGGACCGCGCTACTGGGAAGAGCACCTGCAGGCATTGAGAGAGCAAGTCCCCTTGCTGGATGAGCCGGCCTTGGAAGTCGATGGTGGCGGTAACCGTTAG
- a CDS encoding cobalamin-binding protein, which produces MSRYPERIVCLTEETTETLYLLKEDARIVGISGFTVRPPQARREKPKVSAFTSAKLDKIAALKPDLVLGFSDLQADIAAELVKLGIEVHVFNHRTVADIFRMISMLGGMLGCEAKTRRLVEELEAGLERLRTAAARLPRRPRVYFEEWDTPQISGIAWVSELIGIAGGADIFPELARESLAKNRIVADPLEVPRRAPDIILGSWCGKKFRPKEVAARPGWGEVPAVRNGELHEIKSSLILQPGPAALTDGVNVIHSIFAAWADPGRQG; this is translated from the coding sequence ATGAGCCGCTATCCCGAACGCATCGTCTGCTTGACCGAGGAGACCACCGAGACGCTGTACCTCTTGAAGGAGGACGCGCGCATCGTCGGCATCTCCGGTTTCACGGTGCGCCCGCCCCAGGCAAGGCGCGAGAAGCCCAAGGTCTCCGCCTTCACCAGCGCCAAGCTCGACAAGATCGCAGCCTTGAAGCCAGACCTCGTATTGGGTTTCTCGGACCTGCAGGCGGACATCGCGGCGGAGCTCGTGAAGCTCGGCATCGAGGTGCACGTGTTCAACCACCGCACGGTGGCGGACATCTTCCGCATGATCTCCATGCTGGGCGGCATGCTCGGCTGCGAGGCCAAGACGCGCAGGCTGGTGGAGGAGCTGGAAGCGGGCCTCGAACGGTTGCGCACCGCCGCGGCCAGGCTGCCGCGCCGGCCGCGGGTCTACTTCGAGGAGTGGGACACGCCGCAGATCTCCGGCATCGCCTGGGTCTCGGAGCTCATCGGCATCGCGGGCGGGGCCGACATATTTCCGGAGCTGGCCAGGGAATCCCTCGCCAAGAACCGCATCGTGGCGGATCCCCTGGAGGTGCCGCGGCGCGCGCCGGATATCATCCTGGGCTCCTGGTGCGGCAAGAAGTTCAGGCCCAAGGAGGTGGCGGCCCGCCCCGGCTGGGGCGAGGTGCCGGCGGTGCGCAACGGGGAGCTGCATGAGATAAAGTCTTCCCTCATCCTGCAACCGGGGCCTGCGGCCCTCACGGATGGGGTCAATGTCATTCATTCGATTTTCGCGGCCTGGGCAGACCCGGGCCGTCAGGGATAG
- a CDS encoding phosphoribosylaminoimidazolesuccinocarboxamide synthase, whose translation MTAAQTPVFETRLKGLPLVHRGKVRDIYDAGPEHLLIVTTDRLSAFDVVLPDPIPGKGAVLTGISRFWFDKTAHIIPNQLTDIAVESVVSDPAERAMLKDRAMVVRKLRALPVEAVARGYLIGSGWKDYQKTGAVCGIPLPKGMQQAEKLPQPLFTPATKAPKGQHDENIPFEAVTKLVDPALAEKVRDTTLAIYEFAAKYALERGIIIADTKFEFGVDKAGQMYLIDEVLTPDSSRFWPADTYQAGMSPPSFDKQFVRDYLETLDWDKKAPGPKLPDDILQKTAAKYREAYDRLTR comes from the coding sequence ATGACTGCCGCGCAGACCCCCGTGTTCGAGACCCGCCTCAAAGGCCTGCCGCTGGTGCATCGGGGCAAGGTGCGGGACATCTACGACGCGGGCCCCGAGCACCTCCTGATCGTCACCACCGACCGCCTCTCGGCCTTCGACGTGGTGCTGCCCGACCCCATCCCCGGCAAGGGCGCGGTGCTCACGGGCATCTCGCGCTTCTGGTTCGACAAGACGGCGCACATCATACCAAACCAGCTCACGGACATCGCCGTCGAGAGCGTGGTCAGCGACCCGGCCGAGCGCGCCATGCTGAAGGACCGCGCCATGGTGGTGCGCAAGCTGCGCGCGCTGCCCGTGGAAGCGGTGGCGCGCGGCTACCTCATCGGCTCCGGCTGGAAGGACTACCAGAAGACCGGCGCGGTGTGCGGCATCCCGCTGCCCAAGGGCATGCAGCAGGCCGAGAAGCTGCCCCAGCCGCTGTTCACGCCCGCCACCAAGGCGCCCAAGGGCCAGCACGACGAGAACATCCCCTTCGAGGCAGTCACCAAGCTGGTGGACCCCGCGCTGGCGGAAAAGGTGCGCGACACCACCCTCGCCATCTATGAGTTCGCCGCCAAGTACGCGCTGGAGCGCGGCATCATCATCGCCGACACCAAGTTCGAGTTCGGCGTGGACAAGGCCGGCCAGATGTACCTCATCGACGAGGTGCTGACGCCGGATTCCTCGCGCTTCTGGCCGGCGGACACCTACCAGGCCGGCATGAGCCCGCCCTCCTTCGACAAGCAGTTCGTGCGCGACTACCTGGAGACGCTGGACTGGGACAAGAAGGCGCCGGGTCCGAAGCTGCCCGACGACATCCTGCAGAAGACCGCCGCCAAGTATCGGGAAGCTTACGACAGACTTACACGCTGA
- the djlA gene encoding co-chaperone DjlA, translated as MNLVGLLIGAVIGFLLGGPLGAIIGAMLGQSVSVGVSRGGWSGHDSARSQQAFFEATFSVMGHVAKADGVVSPDEIQAARNVMAHMNLDEAQRQAAVEHFNRGKLPDFDLDAQLKALRAACHGRHDLMGMFLQIQLHAAMADGTVHPAERVVLERICALLGISVYELNQYEQFIRAQARFRRDADSRSPEARRDELGAAYQTLGVAATATDAEIKTAYRRLMKENHPDKLVARGLPENMIKLAQEKVQQINVAYDLIKSSRGIK; from the coding sequence ATGAACCTCGTCGGCCTGCTCATCGGGGCGGTGATCGGCTTCCTCCTCGGCGGCCCGCTGGGCGCCATCATCGGCGCCATGCTCGGCCAGAGCGTCTCCGTGGGCGTGTCCCGCGGCGGCTGGAGCGGCCACGACTCGGCGCGCTCGCAGCAGGCGTTCTTCGAGGCCACCTTCTCGGTGATGGGCCACGTGGCCAAGGCCGACGGCGTCGTGTCGCCGGACGAGATCCAGGCCGCGCGCAACGTGATGGCGCACATGAACCTGGACGAGGCGCAGCGCCAGGCCGCCGTCGAGCATTTCAACCGCGGCAAGCTGCCGGACTTCGACCTGGATGCGCAACTCAAGGCCCTGCGCGCCGCCTGCCACGGGCGCCACGACCTCATGGGCATGTTCCTGCAGATCCAGCTGCACGCGGCCATGGCGGACGGCACCGTGCACCCGGCGGAGCGCGTGGTGCTGGAGCGCATCTGCGCGCTCCTCGGCATCTCGGTGTACGAGCTCAACCAGTACGAGCAGTTCATCCGCGCCCAGGCGCGCTTCCGGCGCGATGCCGACAGCCGCAGCCCGGAGGCGCGCCGGGACGAACTCGGCGCCGCCTACCAGACGCTGGGCGTCGCGGCCACCGCCACGGACGCGGAGATCAAGACCGCCTACCGCCGACTGATGAAGGAGAACCACCCGGACAAGCTGGTGGCGCGCGGCCTGCCGGAGAACATGATCAAGCTGGCTCAGGAGAAGGTGCAGCAGATCAATGTCGCGTACGACCTGATCAAGTCTTCCCGCGGGATAAAATAG